In Festucalex cinctus isolate MCC-2025b chromosome 5, RoL_Fcin_1.0, whole genome shotgun sequence, a single genomic region encodes these proteins:
- the aldh3b4 gene encoding aldehyde dehydrogenase family 3 member B1 isoform X1: protein MWWMYYAVNAHIHLSPLHCGAFHERPTKISSKIMSSPLSPSPANWFKARPRTRLGEPCLKTYPVQYEDLLKRARVSFQAKRSIKENFRLAQLEAVVRMLEEHECDFVDVLGRDLHKPRFETVVSELIPVKNEALHAIGNLRKWMQPQHVERNLSTTLDECLVVNEPLGVVLIMGTWCSPVQMCLVPLVGAIAAGNCAIISPSVCTAHTAALLHHLIPSYLDNECFHVILAGANDLTDIVELKFDHVFFSGTREDGIRISQAAAQCLTPVTLVLGGKNPCYVDQHCDVTITAQRIAWARFHNSGQSLVAPDYILCHLDVKTRLVQALKCCLMRFYGSDPRESRSFCRMVNLDVFNRTKDLLWRSGKVALGGQVTEAEKYIAPTILTEVDESDPIMQQELFGPVLPILSVNNVDETISFINKQEKALCVYVYSNNSKVISRVMSETSSGRFCSNDSTLQSLIVTLPFGGVGASGIGSYHGRSSFDTFSHRKSCLLRSTHLECVTSLRYPPYDDRNLSLITWGSSLSWKSQGWCQIL from the exons ATGTGGTGGATGTATTATGCTGTGAATGCACACATCCACCTCAGTCCCCTGCATTGTGGCGCATTTCATGAGAGACCCACAAAGATCAGCAGTAAAATCATGAGCAGCCCACTAAGCCCATCTCCTGCCAACTGGTTTAAAGCTCGACCAAG GACCAGGCTAGGCGAGCCATGCTTGAAGACGTACCCTGTGCAGTACGAGGACCTGCTGAAGAGAGCCCGGGTGTCCTTCCAGGCCAAGCGAAGCATCAAGGAGAACTTTAGGCTGGCCCAGCTTGAGGCTGTGGTGCGAATGCTGGAGGAACACGAGTGTGACTTTGTGGATGTTCTTGGAAGGGATCTTCACAAG CCACGATTTGAGACTGTTGTGTCAGAGTTGATTCCTGTTAAAAACGAGGCTCTTCATGCTATTGGCAACCTCAGGAAGTGGATGCAGCCACAGCACGTGGAAAGAAACCTG TCCACCACTCTGGATGAGTGTCTTGTGGTAAACGAGCCCCTGGGGGTTGTGTTGATCATGGGCACCTGGTGCAGTCCAGTCCAAATGTGCCTGGTGCCGCTGGTGGGCGCCATTGCAGCAG GTAACTGTGCCATCATCAGCCCTTCTGTGTGCACAGCTCACACAGCAGCACTTCTCCATCATCTCATCCCCTCATACTTGGACAAT GAATGCTTCCATGTAATTCTTGCAGGCGCCAATGACTTGACTGATATTGTGGAACTTAAATTTGACCACGTCTTCTTTTCTG GAACCAGAGAGGATGGTATTCGAATTTCTCAAGCTGCAGCTCAATGTTTGACACCCGTCACCCTTGTTCTGGGTGGGAAGAACCCATGTTACGTAGACCAACATTGTGATGTTACCATCACGGCCCAGCGCATAGCCTGGGCCCGCTTTCACAATTCCGGGCAAAGCTTGGTGGCCCCTGACTACATCCTGTGCCATTTGGACGTAAAAACCCGTCTGGTCCAGGCGCTCAAGTGCTGCCTGATGCGGTTCTATGGTTCAGATCCCAGAGAATCCCGCAGCTTCTGCCGTATGGTCAATCTGGACGTCTTTAACCGTACGAAAGATTTGTTGTGGCGATCTGGAAAGGTAGCCTTGGGTGGACAGGTGACAGAGGCGGAGAAGTATATCG CCCCAACCATTTTGACCGAAGTGGATGAGTCTGACCCCATCATGCAACAAGAACTTTTTGGTCCAGTTCTTCCAATTCTCTCTGTAAACAATGTGGATGAGACTATTTCCTTCATCAACAAACAAGAGAAAGCcctctgtgtgtatgtgtattcaAACAACAGCAAG GTGATTTCCAGAGTCATGAGCGAAACATCAAGtggaagattttgttccaacgACAGCACCCTGCAGAGTCTCATAGTAACTCTTCCGTTCGGCGGAGTTG GTGCCAGTGGGATTGGTTCCTACCACGGACGCTCTAGCTTTGATACATTTTCTCATAGAAAGTCGTGTCTGCTGAGAAGCACGCACTTGGAATGCGTCACCTCCCTGCGCTATCCACCCTACGACGACCGCAATCTCTCCCTCATCACGTGGGGTAGCAGTCTCTCCTGGAAAAGCCAGGGCTGGTGCCAAATCCTGTGA
- the aldh3b4 gene encoding aldehyde dehydrogenase family 3 member B1 isoform X2 → MRKSSTGDLSKIDMSAKGKACSACQRNGRLTCRRTRLGEPCLKTYPVQYEDLLKRARVSFQAKRSIKENFRLAQLEAVVRMLEEHECDFVDVLGRDLHKPRFETVVSELIPVKNEALHAIGNLRKWMQPQHVERNLSTTLDECLVVNEPLGVVLIMGTWCSPVQMCLVPLVGAIAAGNCAIISPSVCTAHTAALLHHLIPSYLDNECFHVILAGANDLTDIVELKFDHVFFSGTREDGIRISQAAAQCLTPVTLVLGGKNPCYVDQHCDVTITAQRIAWARFHNSGQSLVAPDYILCHLDVKTRLVQALKCCLMRFYGSDPRESRSFCRMVNLDVFNRTKDLLWRSGKVALGGQVTEAEKYIAPTILTEVDESDPIMQQELFGPVLPILSVNNVDETISFINKQEKALCVYVYSNNSKVISRVMSETSSGRFCSNDSTLQSLIVTLPFGGVGASGIGSYHGRSSFDTFSHRKSCLLRSTHLECVTSLRYPPYDDRNLSLITWGSSLSWKSQGWCQIL, encoded by the exons ATGAGGAAGTCCAGCACTGGAGATCTTTCTAAAATAGACATGAGTGCAAAGGGAAAGGCTTGCTCTGCATGTCAAAGGAATGGCCGTTTAACATGCAGAAG GACCAGGCTAGGCGAGCCATGCTTGAAGACGTACCCTGTGCAGTACGAGGACCTGCTGAAGAGAGCCCGGGTGTCCTTCCAGGCCAAGCGAAGCATCAAGGAGAACTTTAGGCTGGCCCAGCTTGAGGCTGTGGTGCGAATGCTGGAGGAACACGAGTGTGACTTTGTGGATGTTCTTGGAAGGGATCTTCACAAG CCACGATTTGAGACTGTTGTGTCAGAGTTGATTCCTGTTAAAAACGAGGCTCTTCATGCTATTGGCAACCTCAGGAAGTGGATGCAGCCACAGCACGTGGAAAGAAACCTG TCCACCACTCTGGATGAGTGTCTTGTGGTAAACGAGCCCCTGGGGGTTGTGTTGATCATGGGCACCTGGTGCAGTCCAGTCCAAATGTGCCTGGTGCCGCTGGTGGGCGCCATTGCAGCAG GTAACTGTGCCATCATCAGCCCTTCTGTGTGCACAGCTCACACAGCAGCACTTCTCCATCATCTCATCCCCTCATACTTGGACAAT GAATGCTTCCATGTAATTCTTGCAGGCGCCAATGACTTGACTGATATTGTGGAACTTAAATTTGACCACGTCTTCTTTTCTG GAACCAGAGAGGATGGTATTCGAATTTCTCAAGCTGCAGCTCAATGTTTGACACCCGTCACCCTTGTTCTGGGTGGGAAGAACCCATGTTACGTAGACCAACATTGTGATGTTACCATCACGGCCCAGCGCATAGCCTGGGCCCGCTTTCACAATTCCGGGCAAAGCTTGGTGGCCCCTGACTACATCCTGTGCCATTTGGACGTAAAAACCCGTCTGGTCCAGGCGCTCAAGTGCTGCCTGATGCGGTTCTATGGTTCAGATCCCAGAGAATCCCGCAGCTTCTGCCGTATGGTCAATCTGGACGTCTTTAACCGTACGAAAGATTTGTTGTGGCGATCTGGAAAGGTAGCCTTGGGTGGACAGGTGACAGAGGCGGAGAAGTATATCG CCCCAACCATTTTGACCGAAGTGGATGAGTCTGACCCCATCATGCAACAAGAACTTTTTGGTCCAGTTCTTCCAATTCTCTCTGTAAACAATGTGGATGAGACTATTTCCTTCATCAACAAACAAGAGAAAGCcctctgtgtgtatgtgtattcaAACAACAGCAAG GTGATTTCCAGAGTCATGAGCGAAACATCAAGtggaagattttgttccaacgACAGCACCCTGCAGAGTCTCATAGTAACTCTTCCGTTCGGCGGAGTTG GTGCCAGTGGGATTGGTTCCTACCACGGACGCTCTAGCTTTGATACATTTTCTCATAGAAAGTCGTGTCTGCTGAGAAGCACGCACTTGGAATGCGTCACCTCCCTGCGCTATCCACCCTACGACGACCGCAATCTCTCCCTCATCACGTGGGGTAGCAGTCTCTCCTGGAAAAGCCAGGGCTGGTGCCAAATCCTGTGA
- the mmab gene encoding corrinoid adenosyltransferase MMAB, with amino-acid sequence MATFVRKLSILSYVFRSAGQICERQTRQTSFLSRSYATERDRVPKIYTKTGDKGYSSTFTGERRPKEDHIFEALGNTDELSSAIGLAREFCLEKGHTFTYQLDKIQCVLQDVGSNIATPQSSARESHRTRTKFTGTPITDLEGWIDTFTEELPPLTNFILPSGGKSSAALHIARTVCRRAERSVAPIVRSGEADPDIARFLNRLSDYLFTVARYAALKENNKEIIYKRPE; translated from the exons atgGCTACGTTTGTTCGCAAACTTTCGATTTTGAGCTATGTGTTCAGAAGTGCCGGGCAAATTTGCGAGCGACAGACCAGGCAAACGTCTTTCCTTTCGAGAAG ttacGCCACCGAGAGAGACAGAGTTCCCAAAATCTATACCAAAACAGGcgacaaag GTTACTCAAGCACATTTACTGGAGAAAGAAGACCAAAGGAAGATCATATTTTTGAAGCTTTAGGAAACACAGATGAATTATCATCAGCTATAGG CTTGGCCAGAGAATTTTGCCTGGAGAAAGGCCATACATTCACCTATCAGCTGGATAAG ATACAGTGTGTTTTGCAAGATGTCGGCTCCAATATTGCCACTCCTCAGTCATCAGCAAGAGAAAGTCATCGAA ctCGGACAAAATTTACTGGAACGCCAATAACAGACTTGGAAGGCTGGATTGATACATTTACTGAAGAACTCCCTCCTCTAACCAACTTCATTTTACCT TCTGGAGGAAAGAGCAGCGCAGCTTTACATATAGCTCGGACCGTCTGCCGCAGAGCTGAGCGCAG CGTTGCTCCAATTGTGCGCTCTGGAGAGGCTGATCCTGATATTGCCAGGTTTTTAAACAG ATTAAGCGACTACCTTTTCACTGTGGCCAGATATGCCGCCCTGAAAGAGAACAACAAGGAGATAATCTACAAAAGACCTGAATAA
- the mvk gene encoding mevalonate kinase translates to MHIRECIVSAPGKAILHGEHAVVHGKVALAVSLNLRTYLKLKATNTGKVCINLPNIDTFLCWDASELKQFMPYTRGKQEEVKRLDAELVKRLREFVGVANGNLDTTNMATLAFLYIYISLFGSGELPSLTISVWSELPTGAGLGSSAAYSVCLAAALLCASGAIPAPLKEWEHTARWCQEDLELINSWAFQGEMIIHGNPSGVDNAVGTWGGMLRFLAGRIIPLSRVPLLRILLTNTKVPRSTKVLVARVKDKINKFPTILTSVLDSVDGISCTCEKVLLEMTREPITGEHYNILEELIDINQHHLNVMGVGHPALDTLCRVTLARGLHSKLTGAGGGGCGITLLRPETDSAVVQSTIQDLKDCDFDCWETSIGGPGVQVHLPLSVKEDILGILNRY, encoded by the exons ATGCACATTAGGGAATGCATCGTATCTGCTCCGGGGAAGGCAATTCTTCATGGAGAACACGCAGTTGTACACGGAAAG GTCGCACTTGCTGTGAGTTTGAATCTGAGAACATACTTGAAGTTGAAAGCCACTAACACTGGTAAAGTTTGCATCAACCTCCCAAACATTGACACCTTCCTTTGCTGGGATGCGTCTGAGTTGAAGCAGTTTATGCCCTATACACGTG GCAAGCAGGAGGAGGTAAAGCGTCTAGATGCTGAACTTGTGAAGAGACTACGTGAATTTGTTGGTGTAGCAAATGGAAACTTGGATACAACTAACATGGCCACCTTGGCGTTCCTGTACATCTACATTTCTCTATTTGGATCAGG TGAGCTTCCAAGTTTGACAATATCTGTGTGGTCAGAGCTGCCGACCGGAGCAGGCCTGGGTTCGAGTGCAGCCTACTCTGTGTGTTTAGCTGCAGCTTTGCTTTGTGCAAGTGGAGCCATTCCTGCTCCTCTCAAAGAGTGGGAACACACTGCCAG ATGGTGTCAGGAGGACCTGGAGTTGATCAACAGCTGGGCCTTCCAAGGCGAAATGATCATCCATGGTAATCCCTCTGGAGTTGACAACGCTGTCGGGACGTGGG GAGGCATGCTGAGGTTCTTGGCCGGGAGGATAATACCACTGAGCAG GGTGCCATTATTAAGAATCCTCCTCACTAACACTAAAGTGCCGCGTAGCACCAAGGTACTCGTTGCCAGGGTGAAGGACAAAATTAACAAG TTCCCTACTATTTTGACCTCTGTGCTCGACTCTGTTGATGGTATTTCCTGCACTTGCGAGAAAGTCCTCCTAGAGATGACCCGTGAACCCATCACAGGAGAGCACTACAATATTTTAGAG GAGCTCATTGATATCAACCAGCATCATTTGAATGTCATGGGGGTGGGACATCCTGCCCTGGATACCTTGTGTCGGGTCACGCTGGCTAGGGGTCTCCACAGCAAGCTAACAGGCGCAGGGGGAGGGGGCTGTGGCATCACTCTTCTGAGACCAG AAACAGACTCCGCTGTAGTCCAGTCTACGATTCAGGACTTGAAAGACTGCGATTTTGACTGCTGGGAAACAAGCATTGGCGGGCCTGGCGTCCAAGTACATTTGCCACTCTCTGTAAAGGAGGATATTTTAGGAATCTTAAACCGTTACTGA